A single genomic interval of Nonomuraea rubra harbors:
- a CDS encoding heparinase II/III family protein: protein MRRLAIPLALMLATGAIAGPAQAADKVTRTAECQGDWLPGTPTAEDVMKGEISLVGLPAYKLGKTINWDASPYKNRSWEFVFQSLRWMGTLVVEYENTGEQRYLDRATEITKDWVEHNKYGARGTQPYVWKDHPVSLRTQPLLCLSRHVNASWLKDSLAAHAKLLSNPSLYKKGHNHGIDQDIALMGIGCRYGRKDWANLASSRLTSTVKLDVDSQGALMEQAPRYAVYVYGRLQVAMTNMKACDRKVPGAISERAEALKTFIAHSTMPNGYMVPIGDGSAETEPKMETGTPKEEVKAYRAGYVFGRTAWGKPESAYYSIRFGPGMKFHGHEDHLGVTYYAEGRDILVDGGFHSYEKSSYRYWTLSPEAHNVPTVVGAKFRPRTASKLVETEYGKGRQAFKVTDKAYGVSRTRSVLVNHGDDVMAVLDKASGGKKVRNIWRFAPSLKVVSSGGGKVVLGDGKFKVTLLQFSSCDRIGGQKVERGGKLGWVSPTYLSKQATNVVVSPAATSLLTVIVPGTDSPEVSCSGGKVTVDGVSFSAGLI from the coding sequence GTGCGCCGCCTCGCGATCCCTCTTGCCCTCATGCTCGCCACCGGTGCCATCGCGGGGCCCGCGCAGGCGGCCGACAAGGTGACGCGCACCGCCGAGTGCCAGGGCGACTGGCTGCCCGGCACGCCGACGGCCGAGGACGTCATGAAAGGTGAGATCTCGCTGGTCGGGCTGCCCGCGTACAAGCTGGGCAAGACCATCAACTGGGACGCCAGCCCGTACAAGAACCGGTCGTGGGAGTTCGTCTTCCAGTCGCTGCGCTGGATGGGCACGCTCGTCGTCGAGTACGAGAACACCGGCGAGCAGCGCTACCTGGACCGCGCCACCGAGATCACCAAGGACTGGGTGGAGCACAACAAGTACGGCGCCAGGGGCACCCAGCCGTACGTCTGGAAGGACCACCCGGTCTCGCTGCGCACCCAGCCGCTGCTCTGCCTCAGCAGGCACGTGAACGCGAGCTGGCTGAAGGACAGCCTGGCCGCGCACGCCAAGCTGCTGTCGAACCCGAGCCTGTACAAGAAGGGCCACAACCACGGCATCGACCAGGACATCGCGCTCATGGGCATCGGCTGCAGGTACGGCCGCAAGGACTGGGCGAACCTGGCCTCCAGCCGCCTGACGAGCACGGTGAAGCTGGACGTGGACTCCCAGGGCGCGCTCATGGAGCAGGCGCCGAGGTACGCGGTCTACGTGTACGGCCGCCTCCAGGTCGCCATGACGAACATGAAGGCGTGCGACCGCAAGGTGCCCGGCGCGATCTCCGAGCGGGCCGAGGCGCTGAAGACCTTCATCGCCCACTCGACCATGCCCAACGGCTACATGGTGCCCATCGGCGACGGCAGCGCCGAGACCGAGCCCAAGATGGAGACGGGCACGCCGAAGGAGGAGGTCAAGGCGTACCGGGCCGGCTACGTCTTCGGCCGCACCGCCTGGGGCAAGCCGGAGTCGGCGTACTACTCGATCAGGTTCGGGCCCGGCATGAAGTTCCACGGCCACGAGGACCACCTGGGCGTGACGTACTACGCCGAGGGCCGCGACATCCTGGTGGACGGCGGGTTCCACTCCTACGAGAAGAGCTCCTACCGCTACTGGACGCTCTCGCCCGAGGCGCACAACGTACCGACCGTGGTGGGGGCGAAGTTCCGGCCGAGGACGGCCAGCAAGCTCGTCGAGACCGAGTACGGCAAGGGCCGGCAGGCGTTCAAGGTGACCGACAAGGCGTACGGGGTCAGCCGTACCAGGTCGGTGCTGGTCAACCACGGTGACGACGTGATGGCGGTGCTGGACAAGGCGTCGGGCGGCAAGAAGGTCAGGAACATCTGGCGGTTCGCGCCGTCGCTCAAGGTCGTCTCCAGCGGAGGCGGCAAGGTCGTGCTGGGCGACGGCAAGTTCAAGGTCACCCTGCTGCAGTTCTCGTCGTGCGACAGGATCGGCGGGCAGAAGGTGGAGCGGGGCGGCAAGCTGGGCTGGGTCTCCCCCACGTACCTGTCGAAGCAGGCCACGAACGTGGTGGTGTCCCCGGCGGCGACGTCGCTGCTGACGGTGATCGTGCCGGGGACGGACTCGCCCGAGGTGTCGTGCTCCGGCGGGAAGGTCACCGTGGACGGCGTGTCCTTCTCCGCCGGGCTGATCTGA
- a CDS encoding HD domain-containing protein, producing MRYDDLVIPDTPAARGALEVAAQYHTPSLLNHSLRAYLWAAAYAQDNGIAFDAELLYVSAMLHDIGLAAEFDSHTVPYEEAGGHVAWAFCAGAGWSPERRARACEVIIRHMWEEVPLEEDPEGHLLELSTGMDISGRRTDEIPAEVRREVLERHPRLEIAKEFSVCIADQGARKPSSFAARFVRNGIVDRIIRNPLDG from the coding sequence GTGAGATACGACGACCTGGTGATCCCCGACACGCCCGCCGCCCGCGGCGCGCTGGAGGTGGCAGCCCAGTACCACACGCCTTCGCTGCTCAACCACTCGCTGCGCGCCTACCTGTGGGCCGCCGCCTACGCGCAGGACAACGGCATCGCCTTCGACGCGGAGCTGCTGTACGTCTCGGCCATGCTGCACGACATCGGGCTGGCGGCCGAGTTCGACAGCCACACGGTGCCGTACGAGGAGGCCGGCGGGCACGTCGCCTGGGCCTTCTGCGCCGGGGCCGGCTGGTCGCCCGAGCGCCGCGCCCGCGCCTGCGAAGTGATCATCCGGCACATGTGGGAGGAGGTGCCCCTGGAGGAGGACCCCGAGGGACACCTGCTGGAGCTGTCGACCGGCATGGACATCTCGGGCCGCCGCACGGACGAGATCCCCGCCGAGGTGCGGCGGGAGGTGCTGGAGCGGCACCCGCGGCTGGAGATCGCCAAGGAGTTCAGCGTCTGCATCGCCGACCAGGGCGCGCGCAAGCCGTCGAGCTTCGCGGCGCGGTTCGTGCGCAACGGCATCGTCGACCGTATCATCCGCAACCCGCTGGACGGCTGA
- a CDS encoding DUF6286 domain-containing protein — MTTHETTQHGADEPSGAHRAPVPPQRSRAAERAADRAAVRAFRPSRRIPAVVVAALLALLSLLVLAETISALAGRPLRWIPYDRMLAWAGSTWWSDPRVLIGAAVVTLAGLGLLAVALVPGRPRMVPVRSGDPDLIIGLRPRSVTRALAHAAEQVPGVRSARATRRGHTFAVTPTTCGRDVDGFGQDVRGAVLSRLAALDLVEPYRVSVNVREQR, encoded by the coding sequence ATGACAACGCACGAGACCACACAGCACGGTGCGGACGAGCCGTCGGGCGCGCATCGGGCGCCCGTGCCGCCGCAGCGGTCCAGAGCCGCCGAGAGGGCCGCCGACCGGGCCGCGGTGCGGGCCTTCCGGCCGTCGCGGCGGATCCCGGCCGTCGTGGTCGCCGCGCTGCTCGCGCTGCTGAGCCTGCTCGTGCTCGCCGAGACGATCTCGGCGCTGGCCGGGCGGCCGCTGCGCTGGATCCCGTACGACCGCATGCTGGCCTGGGCGGGCTCGACGTGGTGGTCGGACCCGCGGGTGCTGATCGGCGCGGCGGTCGTGACGCTGGCCGGGCTGGGGTTGCTGGCCGTCGCGCTGGTGCCGGGGCGGCCGAGGATGGTGCCCGTACGCAGCGGCGATCCCGACCTGATCATCGGGCTGCGCCCCAGGAGCGTCACCAGGGCCCTGGCGCACGCGGCCGAGCAGGTGCCGGGCGTGCGCTCGGCCCGGGCCACGAGGCGGGGGCACACGTTCGCCGTCACGCCGACGACGTGCGGGCGGGACGTGGACGGGTTCGGCCAGGACGTGCGCGGCGCCGTGCTCTCCAGGCTGGCCGCGCTGGACCTCGTGGAGCCGTACCGGGTGTCCGTGAACGTCAGGGAGCAGCGGTGA
- a CDS encoding Asp23/Gls24 family envelope stress response protein, protein MSNRPTGAGATGTVPRARTQESTTALVTEKGTTSIDDGVVAKIAGLAASEVSGVYAMGGGAARALGSMRGIVGGDRNVAQGVSVEVGERQAAVDLDLVAEYGTAIPDLAAAVRKNVIGAVERMCGLEVTEVNIRVDDVHLPDQDRGDRDRQSDGQRGDMQPEPRVQ, encoded by the coding sequence ATGTCCAATCGGCCCACGGGGGCCGGCGCGACGGGAACCGTGCCGCGGGCCAGGACCCAGGAGAGCACGACCGCGCTGGTCACGGAGAAGGGCACCACGAGCATCGACGACGGGGTCGTCGCCAAGATAGCCGGGCTGGCTGCCAGCGAGGTCTCCGGCGTGTACGCCATGGGCGGAGGCGCGGCACGGGCACTCGGGAGCATGCGCGGCATCGTCGGCGGGGACAGGAACGTGGCCCAGGGCGTATCGGTCGAGGTGGGCGAGCGGCAGGCGGCCGTGGACCTGGACCTGGTGGCCGAGTACGGCACCGCGATCCCCGACCTGGCGGCGGCCGTCAGGAAGAACGTGATCGGCGCGGTCGAGCGGATGTGCGGGCTCGAGGTGACCGAGGTCAACATCCGGGTGGACGACGTGCACCTGCCGGACCAGGACCGCGGCGACCGTGACCGGCAGAGCGACGGGCAGCGCGGGGACATGCAGCCGGAGCCCCGGGTCCAATGA
- the gltX gene encoding glutamate--tRNA ligase has translation MTDVRVRFAPSPTGMFHVGSARAALFNWAVAEQSKGRFILRIEDTDATRNRPEWTEGIISALDWIGINGTNPVFEGPYFQSAYEPQHREAVAKLLADGKAYYCDCTREQVQERTGSKDKGYDGYCRERGLTAGAVRFRTPDEGVTVVDDLVRGRVEFPNNAQEDFVIARSDGSPLYVLANAVDDITQGITHVARGEEHLPNAARQELLWPALGATPPVWAHLPVIVNEQRKKLSKRRDKVALEDYRAEGYLPEAIVNYLMLLGWGPGEDRELMPWSEMVPLFRFEDVNASNAFFDEKKLRAFNGEYIRALPLETFEERCAPYLDAAWDRELFSKVAVLAQTRIAVLSEIRQNVDFLFLEEPVFDQVSWDKAMKNAPEEILTGFLERLETVSWDPESLKQALEEVGTAHGLKLGKAQAPVRVAITGRTVGLPLFESIEVLGRERAQDRLRAALTRLKG, from the coding sequence GTGACTGACGTACGGGTGCGGTTCGCCCCGTCTCCAACCGGCATGTTCCACGTGGGCAGCGCCCGCGCCGCGCTGTTCAACTGGGCTGTGGCGGAGCAGTCCAAGGGGCGGTTCATCCTGCGCATCGAGGACACCGATGCCACCCGCAACCGGCCCGAATGGACCGAGGGCATCATCTCGGCGCTCGACTGGATCGGCATCAACGGCACCAACCCGGTGTTCGAGGGCCCCTACTTCCAGTCGGCGTACGAGCCGCAGCACCGCGAGGCCGTGGCCAAGCTGCTGGCCGACGGCAAGGCGTACTACTGCGACTGCACCCGCGAGCAGGTCCAGGAGCGCACCGGCTCCAAGGACAAGGGCTACGACGGCTACTGCCGCGAGCGCGGGCTGACGGCGGGCGCGGTGCGCTTCCGCACGCCCGACGAGGGCGTCACGGTGGTCGACGACCTGGTGCGCGGCCGGGTGGAGTTCCCCAACAACGCGCAGGAGGACTTCGTCATCGCCCGCAGCGACGGCTCGCCCCTGTACGTGCTGGCCAACGCCGTGGACGACATCACCCAGGGCATCACCCACGTGGCCCGCGGCGAGGAGCACCTGCCCAACGCCGCCAGGCAGGAGCTGCTCTGGCCCGCGCTGGGCGCCACGCCGCCGGTCTGGGCGCACCTCCCGGTGATCGTCAACGAGCAGCGCAAGAAGCTGTCCAAGCGCCGCGACAAGGTGGCGCTGGAGGACTACCGCGCGGAGGGCTACCTGCCCGAGGCGATCGTCAACTACCTCATGCTGCTCGGCTGGGGGCCCGGCGAGGACCGCGAGCTCATGCCGTGGTCGGAGATGGTGCCGCTGTTCCGGTTCGAGGACGTCAACGCCTCCAACGCGTTCTTCGACGAGAAGAAGCTGCGGGCCTTCAACGGCGAGTACATCCGGGCGCTGCCGCTGGAGACGTTCGAGGAGCGCTGCGCGCCCTACCTCGACGCCGCCTGGGACCGCGAGCTGTTCAGCAAGGTCGCGGTGCTGGCCCAGACGCGCATCGCGGTGCTGTCGGAGATCCGGCAGAACGTCGACTTCCTCTTCCTGGAGGAGCCGGTCTTCGACCAGGTGTCGTGGGACAAGGCCATGAAGAACGCCCCCGAGGAGATCCTCACCGGCTTCCTGGAGCGCCTGGAGACCGTGAGCTGGGACCCTGAGTCGCTCAAGCAGGCGCTGGAGGAGGTCGGCACGGCCCACGGGCTCAAGCTCGGCAAGGCCCAGGCACCGGTGCGGGTGGCGATCACGGGCCGGACGGTGGGTCTGCCGCTGTTCGAGTCGATCGAGGTGCTGGGCCGGGAACGCGCCCAGGACCGCCTCCGCGCCGCCCTGACCCGCCTGAAGGGCTGA
- a CDS encoding fumarylacetoacetate hydrolase family protein, translating into MRIARFSTGEGVSFGVVEGGPGEEFISAISGHPFGQVQFTGERLPLSQVKLLAPMLPSKVIAIGRNYAEHAAEMGNEVPEEPLIFMKPSTTVIGHGESIAYPTSLSDRVDYEGELAVVIGRLCREVPVERVKDVIFGYTCANDVTARDLQKKDVQFTRAKGFDTFCPLGPWIQTDLDASDLALTTTVNGEIRQSGRTSQLINDIPALVAYVSAVMTLIPGDVILTGTPAGVGPLEIGDEVSVGIEGIGTLTNKVVSRD; encoded by the coding sequence GTGCGTATAGCGAGGTTCTCCACAGGCGAAGGCGTCTCGTTCGGCGTGGTCGAGGGCGGGCCCGGCGAGGAGTTCATCTCCGCGATCTCCGGCCACCCGTTCGGCCAGGTGCAGTTCACCGGCGAGCGCCTCCCGCTGTCCCAGGTGAAGCTGCTGGCCCCGATGCTGCCGAGCAAGGTGATCGCCATCGGCAGGAACTACGCGGAGCACGCCGCCGAGATGGGCAACGAGGTGCCGGAAGAGCCCCTCATCTTCATGAAGCCGTCCACCACGGTGATCGGCCACGGCGAGAGCATCGCCTACCCCACGTCGCTGTCCGACCGCGTCGACTACGAGGGCGAGCTGGCCGTGGTGATCGGCAGGCTCTGCCGGGAGGTCCCGGTCGAGCGGGTGAAGGACGTCATCTTCGGCTACACCTGCGCCAACGACGTGACCGCACGCGACCTGCAGAAGAAGGACGTGCAGTTCACCCGGGCCAAGGGGTTCGACACGTTCTGCCCGCTCGGCCCGTGGATCCAGACCGATCTCGACGCGAGCGACCTGGCGCTGACGACCACGGTCAACGGCGAGATCCGGCAGAGCGGGCGCACGAGCCAGCTCATCAACGACATCCCCGCGCTGGTGGCGTACGTCAGCGCGGTCATGACGCTGATCCCCGGCGACGTCATCCTGACCGGCACGCCGGCGGGCGTCGGCCCGCTCGAGATCGGTGACGAGGTCAGCGTCGGCATCGAAGGCATCGGCACACTCACGAACAAGGTGGTCTCCCGTGACTGA
- a CDS encoding antibiotic biosynthesis monooxygenase family protein, with product MSVVKINVLTVPAEMREELERRFSNRAGMVESADGFEWFELLRPVEGTERYLVYTRWRSEEDFQKWQQGQAFQRGHAQAAAQGGQGHGQGHEQGHGHGQGPAATGSEVWTFEVAESTGPKA from the coding sequence GTGTCCGTCGTGAAGATCAACGTGCTGACCGTGCCGGCCGAGATGCGGGAAGAGCTCGAACGGCGCTTCTCCAACCGCGCCGGGATGGTGGAGTCGGCCGACGGGTTCGAGTGGTTCGAGCTGCTGCGGCCGGTGGAGGGCACGGAGCGGTACCTCGTCTACACGCGCTGGCGCTCGGAGGAGGACTTCCAGAAGTGGCAGCAGGGCCAGGCGTTCCAGCGCGGCCACGCCCAGGCGGCAGCTCAGGGAGGGCAGGGTCACGGGCAGGGTCACGAGCAGGGTCACGGGCACGGGCAGGGGCCCGCGGCGACGGGGTCCGAGGTGTGGACGTTCGAGGTCGCCGAGAGCACCGGCCCCAAGGCCTGA
- a CDS encoding PadR family transcriptional regulator yields MASGGDLALTILGFLNEHPMHGYELKSRLAALTGHLRPVSDGALYPAIARLEAKGLVERHEEAGAAAARRQVLTLTEAGREELLRRLRDPADLDISDQTRFFALLTFLSALPDPADQVKVLSRRLAFLEAPASFFYEDGRPVRARDEPDPYRRGMLLIARASSRAEKEWLRQRIAELNVPQ; encoded by the coding sequence ATGGCAAGCGGCGGCGACCTCGCTCTCACGATCCTGGGCTTCCTCAACGAGCACCCCATGCACGGCTACGAGCTCAAGTCCCGCCTCGCCGCGCTGACCGGCCACCTGCGCCCGGTCAGCGACGGCGCGCTCTACCCGGCGATCGCCAGGCTGGAGGCCAAGGGCCTGGTGGAGCGGCACGAGGAGGCGGGCGCGGCGGCCGCGCGCCGGCAGGTGCTGACGCTCACCGAGGCCGGCCGCGAGGAGCTGCTGCGGCGCCTGCGTGACCCCGCCGACCTCGACATCAGCGACCAGACCAGGTTCTTCGCGCTGCTGACGTTCCTGTCGGCGCTGCCCGACCCGGCCGACCAGGTGAAGGTGCTCAGCCGCAGGCTGGCCTTCCTGGAGGCGCCCGCGAGCTTCTTCTACGAGGACGGCAGGCCGGTCAGGGCACGGGACGAGCCGGACCCGTACCGCCGCGGCATGCTGCTGATCGCCCGCGCCTCCAGCCGGGCGGAGAAAGAGTGGCTCCGCCAGCGCATCGCGGAACTGAACGTTCCGCAATAA
- a CDS encoding Asp23/Gls24 family envelope stress response protein, whose product MTMTVPAQRRAPLPSPERRGRTEIADRVVSKIACVAAAEVPEVRDVQPRGLPWTPSAGEVHGDQAVVRLNVSVAYPSPLPAVAARLREHVIRRVAAQTGLHVTRLDITMTDVGGDLP is encoded by the coding sequence ATGACCATGACGGTGCCCGCCCAGCGGCGCGCTCCCCTGCCCTCGCCCGAGCGGCGCGGGCGCACGGAGATCGCCGACCGGGTGGTCAGCAAGATCGCCTGCGTGGCCGCCGCGGAGGTGCCCGAGGTGCGCGACGTGCAGCCGCGCGGCCTGCCGTGGACGCCGTCGGCCGGCGAGGTGCACGGTGACCAGGCCGTCGTGCGGCTCAACGTGAGCGTGGCCTACCCGTCTCCGCTGCCCGCCGTGGCGGCGCGGCTGCGGGAGCACGTGATCCGCCGCGTCGCCGCCCAGACGGGCCTGCACGTCACCCGCCTGGACATCACCATGACCGACGTGGGCGGAGACCTGCCATGA
- a CDS encoding NAD(P)H-binding protein, protein MTFLVTGATGSVGRHVVAHLLEAGHRVRALTRDPSRARLPEGAEVVQGDLSRAESLVPALEGVEGVHLIDAADSAYAPLQNGAEIVAALRDAGVRRVTLLSGWSPGTLEAAVTGSDLAWTHVQPTEFMANALAWAEPVRTRGVIEEPFAATRTAMVHEADIGAVIATALTEDGHEGHSYGLTGPELLDVPAKVRILSEAIGREIAFRELTVDEMRERYRAQGVPEHMIEFQIEVFGNVPEGAYQVTPTVEQVTGRPPRTFARWAAEHAGAFSPGRGA, encoded by the coding sequence ATGACCTTCTTGGTGACGGGAGCCACGGGCTCCGTAGGCAGGCACGTCGTCGCGCACCTCCTCGAAGCGGGCCACCGCGTCCGCGCCCTCACCCGGGATCCATCGAGGGCCAGGCTGCCCGAAGGGGCCGAGGTCGTCCAGGGGGACCTCAGCCGCGCCGAGAGCCTGGTGCCCGCCCTGGAGGGCGTCGAGGGCGTGCACCTCATCGACGCCGCCGACTCCGCGTACGCGCCGCTCCAGAACGGCGCCGAGATCGTCGCGGCGCTCCGGGACGCGGGGGTGCGCAGGGTGACGCTGCTCAGCGGCTGGTCGCCGGGCACGCTGGAGGCCGCCGTCACCGGCAGCGACCTGGCCTGGACGCACGTGCAGCCGACCGAGTTCATGGCCAACGCGCTGGCGTGGGCCGAGCCCGTACGGACGAGGGGCGTGATCGAGGAGCCGTTCGCGGCCACCAGGACGGCCATGGTGCACGAGGCCGACATCGGCGCCGTCATCGCCACCGCGCTCACCGAGGACGGGCACGAGGGCCACTCCTACGGCCTCACCGGCCCGGAGCTGCTCGACGTACCCGCCAAGGTGCGGATCCTGTCGGAGGCGATCGGCCGCGAGATCGCCTTCAGGGAGCTGACCGTGGACGAGATGCGCGAACGCTACCGGGCCCAGGGCGTGCCGGAGCACATGATCGAGTTCCAGATCGAGGTCTTCGGCAACGTGCCGGAGGGCGCCTACCAGGTCACGCCCACGGTCGAGCAGGTGACGGGGCGGCCACCGCGCACGTTCGCGCGGTGGGCCGCGGAGCACGCCGGGGCGTTCAGTCCAGGCCGCGGCGCTTGA
- a CDS encoding MATE family efflux transporter — MIRLALPIYVELLTAVVAVGVIDLLWVSGLGEAAIAAVTVGTTAEYLAYGLFLAVPTGVTVLVGRRDGHAPLGPVVRAGWVWWAVFSVAVAVPGVLLREPLAALFTDSPGLTAEFFLVSLGGLPVYFAQTVVDGALKGLGDTRRPMRHAIICNVLVVGLDPLFIYGAGMGVQGAALATVIARAITLAVALRSLTRLRDASGARLGDGRAAASGPGDRGAGGGRAAASGPGDGEPGRGGRGRVAGEVILTGLPMSGDFLARALVGMALVEIVAGFGTAAVAGYGIGQKIMLAGVMVFYALRQAAMIRTARSEAVRSPLALGLGAGAVIAVVLNVPAVPVAGLFTGDPAVAVEFLRWMTLYLVPFGGLIAVGGVLQASGRGSRLLAATLAGFAVQLPLAYGLSAWLGITGVWLSMAAGAAISLTGALVVQRAGGHSPAATPAPGPADTPAEAAAPAVGLSPSGGSGRRGGGPGRVPGPAPRSTRTAADPPSGP; from the coding sequence ATGATCAGGCTGGCGCTGCCGATCTACGTGGAACTGCTCACCGCGGTGGTCGCGGTCGGCGTGATCGACCTGCTCTGGGTGTCCGGGCTGGGCGAGGCGGCGATCGCGGCTGTCACCGTGGGCACGACGGCCGAGTACCTGGCCTACGGGCTGTTCCTGGCGGTGCCGACGGGGGTGACCGTGCTGGTCGGGCGGCGTGACGGGCACGCGCCGCTGGGGCCGGTCGTCAGGGCGGGATGGGTGTGGTGGGCGGTCTTCTCGGTGGCCGTCGCGGTGCCCGGGGTGCTGCTGCGGGAGCCGCTGGCGGCGCTGTTCACCGACTCGCCCGGGCTGACGGCGGAGTTCTTCCTGGTCTCGCTGGGCGGGCTGCCGGTGTACTTCGCGCAGACGGTGGTGGACGGGGCGCTGAAGGGGCTGGGGGATACGAGGCGGCCGATGCGGCACGCGATCATCTGCAACGTGCTCGTGGTGGGGCTGGATCCGCTGTTCATCTACGGGGCCGGGATGGGGGTGCAGGGGGCGGCGCTGGCCACGGTGATCGCGCGGGCGATCACGCTGGCGGTGGCGCTCCGGTCCCTGACCCGCCTGCGCGACGCGTCCGGGGCACGGTTGGGCGACGGTCGTGCGGCAGCGAGCGGGCCCGGTGACCGCGGCGCGGGCGGCGGTCGTGCGGCGGCGAGCGGGCCCGGTGACGGCGAGCCGGGCCGCGGCGGCCGTGGGCGGGTGGCCGGTGAAGTGATCCTTACCGGGCTGCCCATGTCCGGAGATTTCCTGGCACGGGCGCTGGTGGGGATGGCGCTGGTGGAGATCGTGGCCGGGTTCGGGACGGCGGCGGTGGCGGGTTACGGGATCGGGCAGAAGATCATGCTGGCCGGCGTGATGGTGTTCTACGCGCTGCGGCAGGCGGCGATGATCCGCACCGCCCGGTCCGAGGCCGTGAGGTCGCCTCTGGCCCTCGGGCTCGGGGCGGGTGCGGTGATCGCGGTGGTGCTGAACGTGCCGGCCGTGCCGGTCGCCGGGCTGTTCACCGGCGATCCGGCGGTGGCCGTGGAGTTCCTGCGGTGGATGACGCTCTACCTGGTGCCGTTCGGCGGGCTGATCGCCGTGGGCGGGGTGTTGCAGGCGAGCGGGAGGGGCAGCCGGCTGCTCGCCGCCACGCTGGCGGGGTTCGCGGTGCAGCTGCCCCTCGCGTACGGGCTGAGCGCGTGGCTCGGCATCACGGGCGTGTGGCTGTCGATGGCCGCGGGAGCCGCGATCAGCCTCACCGGCGCGCTGGTGGTGCAGCGCGCCGGCGGTCACAGCCCGGCGGCCACGCCGGCGCCCGGCCCCGCGGACACGCCGGCGGAAGCAGCGGCGCCGGCTGTGGGGCTCAGCCCTTCAGGCGGGTCAGGGCGGCGCGGAGGCGGTCCTGGGCGCGTTCCCGGCCCAGCACCTCGATCGACTCGAACAGCGGCAGACCCACCGTCCGGCCCGTGA